In Mycolicibacterium phocaicum, one DNA window encodes the following:
- a CDS encoding SulP family inorganic anion transporter, with amino-acid sequence MSLLSNLKLNYDRTLARRDLIAGLTVAAIALPQGMAYALIAGVDPKYGVFSAIVVTLIASIFGSSSHLINGPTSAISLLVFSSLAFIDPENRTELFEALFVLGVLVGTIQILISVFKLGDLTRYISESVIVGFMAAAAFLLALGQLGNAVGVKDRGNGNMQVLYRTYLTLFHGDAINYRAVVLSGTAVVAAVVLRKLVQRYGLPQLDMLAVLVLAALIAYFSGWSTPGHGGKTAVSITGKIPASLPDFHIPVVHWEWLPHLSEGALAVAFIGLIEALSIAKAIAHQTQQKIDYNRQIVAEGLANLTGGFFQSLPGSGSLSRSAINFQAGAATRVSGVIASAAVAGALLLFAPLLSYIPKAALAGLLLVTAVRLVDFHRLVRTVKASRYDAGLVIVTAITGVVIDLDKAVLLGVALSILLFVPRASKLKIAELVVTPERVVRERVGDEPDNPAVLIYDIEGELFFGAAPEIEHALDALTERVKAEGTQFVVLRLKRARNPDAVGIERVERFLHDLAELGVTVLLAGVRPDILDLLSNVGLREWFPDERIFPEEDKEFSATLKAVRYAESRLVPGGVRSGDELYYLV; translated from the coding sequence GTGAGCCTGCTTTCGAACCTGAAACTCAACTACGACCGCACCCTCGCCCGGCGCGATCTGATCGCCGGCCTGACGGTGGCCGCCATCGCGCTGCCGCAGGGCATGGCGTACGCCCTCATCGCCGGCGTCGACCCCAAGTACGGTGTCTTCTCTGCCATCGTGGTGACGCTCATCGCGTCGATATTCGGCTCGTCGTCACACCTGATCAACGGACCCACCAGCGCCATCTCGCTGTTGGTGTTCAGCTCATTGGCGTTCATCGATCCGGAAAACCGCACCGAGCTGTTCGAGGCGCTGTTCGTACTCGGGGTGCTGGTGGGCACCATTCAGATCCTGATCTCGGTGTTCAAACTGGGTGACCTGACCCGCTACATATCGGAGTCGGTGATCGTCGGGTTCATGGCGGCAGCCGCGTTCCTACTTGCCTTGGGCCAGTTGGGAAATGCGGTCGGGGTCAAGGACCGGGGCAACGGCAACATGCAGGTGCTGTACCGCACCTACCTCACGCTGTTCCACGGCGACGCGATCAACTACCGAGCCGTCGTCCTGAGTGGCACCGCTGTCGTCGCCGCCGTCGTGCTCCGAAAGTTGGTGCAGCGCTATGGCTTGCCGCAGCTCGACATGCTTGCCGTGCTGGTCCTCGCGGCTCTGATCGCCTACTTCTCGGGCTGGTCGACGCCCGGCCACGGGGGTAAGACCGCGGTGTCGATCACCGGGAAGATTCCCGCCAGCCTGCCCGACTTCCACATTCCGGTGGTGCATTGGGAGTGGCTGCCGCATCTGTCAGAGGGCGCGTTGGCGGTCGCTTTCATCGGCTTGATCGAGGCGCTGTCGATCGCGAAAGCCATTGCGCACCAGACGCAGCAGAAGATCGACTACAACCGGCAGATCGTGGCCGAGGGGCTGGCCAACCTCACCGGCGGCTTCTTCCAGAGCCTGCCCGGTTCGGGTTCACTGTCGCGGTCGGCGATCAACTTCCAGGCGGGCGCGGCCACCCGGGTCTCCGGCGTCATCGCGTCGGCGGCGGTGGCCGGCGCACTGCTGTTGTTCGCGCCCCTGCTGAGCTACATCCCGAAGGCGGCGCTGGCCGGCTTGTTGCTCGTCACCGCAGTGCGTCTGGTCGATTTCCATCGACTGGTGCGCACGGTCAAAGCATCTCGCTACGACGCCGGTCTGGTGATCGTCACGGCGATCACCGGTGTGGTCATCGACCTGGACAAGGCAGTGCTGCTCGGCGTTGCGCTGTCGATCCTGCTGTTCGTGCCGCGGGCCTCGAAGCTCAAGATCGCCGAGTTGGTGGTCACGCCCGAACGCGTGGTCCGGGAGCGGGTCGGCGATGAGCCCGACAACCCGGCGGTGTTGATCTACGACATCGAAGGCGAGCTGTTCTTCGGTGCCGCACCGGAAATCGAGCACGCCCTGGACGCACTCACCGAACGGGTCAAGGCCGAAGGCACCCAGTTCGTCGTGCTCCGTCTCAAACGGGCCCGCAACCCCGACGCGGTCGGCATCGAGCGGGTCGAGCGGTTCCTGCATGACCTGGCGGAGCTGGGCGTCACCGTCCTGCTGGCCGGCGTCCGGCCCGACATCCTGGACCTCCTCAGCAATGTCGGGCTGCGTGAGTGGTTCCCGGACGAGCGCATCTTCCCCGAAGAGGACAAGGAGTTCTCGGCAACGCTCAAGGCAGTCCGCTACGCGGAGTCACGGCTGGTTCCCGGTGGCGTCCGCAGCGGCGACGAGCTGTACTACCTCGTCTGA
- a CDS encoding LLM class F420-dependent oxidoreductase, producing the protein MDFRVFVEPQQGATYADQLAVAQAAERLGYSAFFRSDHYLAMAGDGLPGPTDSWVTLGGIARETSTIRLGTMVTSATFRYPGPLAIAVAQVDEMSGGRVELGLGAGWFAEEHEAYAIPFPALGERFDRLEEQLQIITGFWDTPVGEHFDFAGKHYTVKNSPALPKPAQAHPPVIIGGGGAKRTPALAAKFASEFNIPFVDIDTLTTQFGRVRAAVDAAGRAPESITYSAAFVLCAGKDEAEIARRAAAIGREVDEMRGNSPTVGTPAEIVDKLAPFIAAGVERIYLQVLDMADLDHIEFFSTEVIPQLR; encoded by the coding sequence ATGGACTTCCGGGTATTCGTCGAACCGCAGCAGGGTGCCACCTACGCCGACCAGCTCGCCGTCGCGCAGGCCGCCGAAAGGCTCGGCTACTCAGCGTTTTTCCGATCCGACCACTACCTGGCCATGGCCGGCGACGGGCTGCCCGGGCCCACCGACTCGTGGGTGACGCTCGGCGGCATCGCCCGCGAGACCAGCACCATCCGGCTCGGCACCATGGTCACCTCGGCGACGTTCCGGTACCCCGGACCGCTCGCCATCGCCGTCGCGCAGGTCGACGAAATGAGCGGGGGCCGTGTGGAATTGGGCCTCGGCGCCGGGTGGTTCGCCGAAGAGCACGAGGCCTACGCCATCCCGTTCCCGGCCCTGGGCGAACGCTTCGACCGGCTGGAAGAACAACTGCAGATCATCACGGGCTTCTGGGACACCCCGGTCGGCGAGCACTTCGACTTCGCGGGCAAGCACTACACCGTCAAGAACTCCCCGGCCCTGCCCAAGCCGGCGCAGGCCCACCCGCCGGTGATCATCGGTGGCGGCGGCGCCAAGCGGACCCCGGCGCTGGCCGCCAAGTTCGCCTCCGAGTTCAACATTCCGTTCGTCGACATCGACACCCTGACCACTCAGTTCGGCCGGGTGCGGGCGGCCGTCGACGCAGCCGGCCGGGCACCCGAAAGCATCACGTACTCGGCGGCTTTCGTGCTGTGCGCGGGCAAGGACGAGGCGGAGATCGCCCGGCGGGCCGCCGCCATCGGCCGCGAGGTCGACGAAATGCGCGGCAACTCCCCCACCGTCGGCACCCCGGCCGAGATCGTCGACAAGCTGGCACCGTTCATCGCGGCCGGCGTCGAGCGCATCTACCTGCAGGTGCTGGACATGGCCGATCTCGACCACATCGAGTTCTTCAGCACGGAAGTCATTCCACAGCTACGCTGA
- a CDS encoding DUF445 domain-containing protein, translating to MSLTEILLDFRAHWVIYFSMPLVAAFVGWSTKIVAMEMIYRPLEFKGIGPIGWQGIIPRRAGKVGSTTIELLTANLLKPEELLSRIDAKEAVEVLREPLAASINDIARDVAEEIRPGLWDSLPEAGRQAILNRIHSQAPRITEKMLNEMQSDLSRFVDLQFLSVTTLVRNKEKLNKLMRGLSDDAMAFVRRSGIYFGLIIGTAQMFVWAIFKLPWIMPAFGFGIGLVSDYIALNMLFRPIKPTKYLGFIKFQGLLHAQREKITADYARILAEDLFAPDILFDGILKGPGADKLFSMVAREVELAIDNEVGGFTGTVVKFAVGTSKYNALKDRVVDLVVERLPATLLDAQDYAMSKIDLERTIIDKMNQLSNEEYESILRPVFKDDEPLMIAIGAILGGCVGELQVLMIEFFTH from the coding sequence ATGTCCTTGACCGAGATCCTTCTCGACTTCCGCGCGCACTGGGTCATCTACTTCTCCATGCCGCTGGTGGCCGCCTTCGTCGGCTGGAGCACCAAGATCGTCGCGATGGAGATGATCTACCGGCCGCTTGAGTTCAAGGGCATCGGTCCCATCGGCTGGCAGGGCATCATCCCGCGCCGGGCCGGCAAGGTCGGCTCCACGACGATCGAGCTGCTCACCGCGAATCTGCTCAAACCCGAGGAGCTGCTGTCGCGGATCGACGCCAAAGAGGCCGTCGAGGTGCTGCGCGAGCCGTTGGCGGCGTCGATCAACGACATCGCCCGCGACGTCGCCGAGGAGATCCGCCCGGGCCTGTGGGACTCCCTGCCCGAGGCCGGCCGCCAGGCCATCCTGAACCGCATCCACTCCCAGGCGCCCCGCATCACCGAGAAGATGCTCAACGAGATGCAGTCGGACCTGAGCCGGTTCGTCGATCTGCAGTTCCTCTCGGTCACCACGCTGGTGCGCAACAAGGAGAAGCTCAACAAGCTCATGCGCGGCCTGTCCGACGACGCCATGGCGTTCGTCCGTCGCAGCGGCATCTACTTCGGCCTGATCATCGGTACCGCGCAGATGTTCGTCTGGGCCATCTTCAAACTGCCGTGGATCATGCCGGCCTTCGGTTTCGGTATCGGCCTGGTCAGCGACTACATCGCACTCAACATGCTGTTCCGGCCCATCAAGCCCACGAAGTACCTGGGCTTCATCAAGTTCCAGGGACTACTGCACGCGCAGCGCGAGAAGATCACCGCGGACTACGCCCGCATCCTGGCGGAGGATCTGTTCGCGCCGGACATCCTGTTCGACGGCATCCTCAAGGGCCCGGGCGCCGACAAGCTCTTCTCGATGGTCGCCCGCGAGGTCGAGCTCGCGATCGACAACGAGGTCGGTGGCTTCACCGGCACGGTCGTGAAGTTCGCGGTCGGCACGTCGAAGTACAACGCGCTGAAGGACAGAGTCGTCGACCTGGTGGTCGAGCGGCTGCCGGCCACGCTGCTGGACGCGCAGGACTACGCCATGAGCAAGATCGACCTCGAGCGCACGATCATCGACAAGATGAATCAGCTCTCCAATGAGGAGTACGAGTCGATTCTGCGGCCGGTGTTCAAGGACGACGAACCGTTGATGATCGCGATCGGCGCCATCCTCGGTGGCTGCGTCGGTGAGCTGCAGGTGCTGATGATCGAGTTCTTCACGCACTAG
- a CDS encoding Abi-alpha family protein, with translation MAQSFDPFGLVGRAVDAARLGLDVYSWTEQQIVGALRKGLNELEPEDGADDVVAAADAPKPAAGDETLNSKMSQLLNRALDQNTAGSQTELYHHLLDQLVADEARIVGALSDGSVSPLVNVYDRTRKAVLENAALVGRTANVALPQMTPQYVGHLLALRLVEIGPEDSALKTEYEVLMAETIVLNAIKAASKGPLPAKVEKLTLTLSPLGRSLWAAATAEDDQNGWR, from the coding sequence GTGGCTCAATCGTTTGATCCCTTCGGCCTGGTAGGACGCGCGGTGGACGCCGCTCGACTCGGTCTGGACGTCTACAGCTGGACCGAGCAGCAGATCGTCGGCGCCCTGCGCAAAGGCCTCAACGAACTGGAACCCGAGGACGGTGCCGACGACGTCGTCGCCGCCGCCGACGCGCCGAAACCGGCCGCCGGCGACGAGACGCTCAACTCCAAGATGAGCCAGCTGCTCAACCGGGCGCTCGACCAGAACACCGCGGGCAGCCAGACCGAGCTGTACCACCATCTGCTCGATCAGTTGGTGGCCGACGAGGCCCGCATCGTCGGCGCGCTGTCCGACGGCTCCGTCTCACCCTTGGTCAACGTGTACGACCGGACCCGCAAGGCGGTCCTGGAGAACGCGGCACTGGTCGGCCGGACCGCCAACGTCGCGCTCCCACAGATGACGCCGCAGTACGTCGGGCATTTGCTGGCGCTGCGCCTCGTGGAGATCGGTCCGGAGGATTCTGCGCTGAAAACCGAGTACGAGGTGTTGATGGCTGAGACCATCGTCCTCAACGCGATCAAGGCCGCGTCGAAGGGTCCGCTGCCCGCCAAGGTGGAGAAGCTGACGTTGACGCTGTCGCCGCTGGGCCGATCGCTGTGGGCCGCCGCCACCGCGGAGGACGACCAGAACGGGTGGCGCTGA
- a CDS encoding dynamin-like GTPase family protein yields MSTSARVRAILGGVISAYRSDPVYQHRPQALAELDWIGRRLDQPIRIALAGTLKAGKSTLVNALVGEEIAPTDATEATRLVTWFRHGMTPRVTANHRDGRRTDVPITRGDGLTFDLARYSGAPANDIVDLDVQWPAAELEQTTIIDTPGTSSLSRDVSDRTLQLLVPRDGVPRVDAVVFLLRTLNAPDIALLKQIGELVGSGSGALGVIGVASRADEIGAGRIDAMMSAREVATRFTAELDRTGVCQAVVPVSGLLALTARTLQQSEFTALQKLAALDGDGATALTKAMLSADRFARQDDSLPVDAITRAALLDRFGMFGIRIAIAVLRAGVTDSQGLADELLDRSGLVALRDVIDQQFAQRADMLKAHTALRSLRRFVEANPIYATPFILADIDPLLADTHAFEELRLLGQLRSRPTTLNDDEMASLRRIIGGSGTDAASRLGLSSDAPYDGPRAAFAAVQRWRRRADHPLNDPFTARACRAAVRSAEALVADYAAQGR; encoded by the coding sequence GTGAGCACAAGCGCACGCGTCCGCGCCATCCTGGGCGGCGTCATCTCGGCCTACCGGTCAGACCCCGTTTACCAGCACCGGCCGCAGGCCCTGGCCGAACTGGACTGGATCGGCCGCCGGCTCGATCAGCCGATCCGCATCGCCCTGGCCGGCACCCTCAAGGCCGGCAAGTCGACGCTCGTGAATGCGCTTGTGGGCGAAGAGATTGCGCCCACCGACGCCACAGAGGCCACCCGGCTGGTCACCTGGTTCCGGCATGGCATGACGCCCCGCGTCACCGCCAACCATCGGGACGGTCGCCGCACCGACGTGCCGATCACCCGCGGTGACGGCCTGACCTTCGACCTTGCGCGGTATTCCGGCGCGCCCGCAAACGACATCGTCGACCTCGATGTGCAGTGGCCCGCAGCCGAATTGGAACAGACGACCATCATCGACACACCGGGGACGTCGTCGCTGTCGCGTGACGTCTCCGACCGCACGCTCCAACTCCTGGTGCCACGAGACGGCGTGCCGCGCGTGGACGCCGTGGTGTTCCTGCTGCGCACCCTCAACGCGCCGGACATCGCGCTGCTCAAGCAGATCGGGGAACTCGTCGGCAGTGGCTCGGGTGCCCTCGGCGTCATCGGGGTCGCGTCGCGCGCCGACGAGATCGGGGCCGGACGCATCGACGCGATGATGTCGGCCCGTGAAGTGGCCACGCGTTTCACCGCAGAGCTGGACCGCACCGGCGTCTGCCAGGCCGTCGTCCCGGTGTCGGGGCTGCTGGCGCTGACCGCGCGCACCTTGCAGCAGAGTGAGTTCACGGCCCTGCAGAAGCTCGCGGCCCTCGACGGTGACGGCGCCACCGCCCTGACCAAGGCCATGTTGTCGGCGGATCGCTTTGCCCGGCAGGATGATTCGCTGCCGGTGGACGCCATCACCCGGGCCGCGCTGCTGGACCGGTTCGGCATGTTCGGCATCCGGATCGCGATCGCGGTGCTGCGCGCCGGCGTCACCGACTCACAGGGTCTGGCCGACGAACTGCTGGACCGCAGCGGGCTGGTGGCCCTGCGCGACGTCATCGATCAGCAGTTCGCGCAGCGCGCCGACATGCTCAAGGCACACACCGCACTGCGCTCGCTGCGGCGCTTCGTGGAGGCCAATCCCATCTACGCGACGCCGTTCATCCTGGCGGACATCGACCCGCTGCTGGCCGACACGCACGCGTTCGAGGAATTGCGGTTGCTCGGTCAATTACGTTCCCGGCCAACCACATTGAACGACGACGAGATGGCCTCCCTGCGCCGCATCATCGGCGGCTCCGGAACCGACGCGGCGAGCCGGCTGGGGCTGAGCAGCGACGCGCCGTACGACGGTCCGCGGGCGGCCTTCGCGGCGGTGCAGCGGTGGCGCCGCCGGGCCGATCACCCGCTCAACGACCCCTTCACCGCACGCGCCTGCCGGGCCGCCGTGCGCAGCGCCGAGGCCCTGGTCGCGGACTATGCCGCGCAGGGAAGGTGA
- a CDS encoding dynamin family protein, with protein MTQPNEANPRPVAVIVELIDHTSRIAGLNDREDLAQRLLAAKTRISDPQIRVVIAGQLKQGKSQLLNSLLNMPVARVGDDESTVLTTVVHYGDAAAAELVLAPAQEGGDPSVVAIPPNQLSTDLRHAPQAQGRQVLRVEVAAPSPMLKGGLTFVDTPGVGGLGQPHLSATLGLLPDADALLMISDTSQEFTEPELTFIRQALEICPVATIVATKTDLYPHWREIVAANGAHLQRARLNVPVVPVSSALRTHALALNDKELNDESNFPAIIKFLTDKVLSRENDRIKDQVVTEIHAAAEHLTLAVSTELAAINDPAKIERIKAELEQKKEDAQNALQQTALWQQVLNDGIADLTADVDHDLRNRFRNITAHTERVIDGCDPTQHWAEIGAELENVVATAVGDNFVWAHQRAEALAAEVARTFVEAGLDSVELAEVRARDMGAGLGEFNPVARLESEPIRAGHKVITGMRGSYGGVLMFGMLTSFAGLGMFNPLSLGAGLVLGRKAYKEDMENRMLRVRGEAKMNVRRFVDDVSFAVGKESRDRLRNIQRHLRDHYRGIANQTTRSLNESLQATLAAAQIEAGERDNRVRELERQLNILRQVIDNAVKLTPALAQ; from the coding sequence AGCAGGGCAAGAGCCAGTTGCTGAACTCGTTGCTGAACATGCCGGTCGCGCGCGTCGGCGATGACGAGAGCACGGTGCTCACCACCGTCGTCCACTACGGGGACGCGGCGGCCGCCGAACTCGTCCTCGCCCCGGCCCAGGAAGGGGGCGATCCGTCCGTCGTCGCCATCCCGCCCAACCAGCTGTCGACCGATCTGCGCCACGCCCCGCAGGCCCAGGGTCGCCAGGTGCTGCGCGTCGAGGTGGCGGCGCCGAGCCCGATGCTCAAGGGCGGCCTCACCTTTGTCGACACCCCCGGCGTGGGCGGGCTGGGGCAGCCGCACCTGTCGGCCACTCTCGGCCTGCTGCCCGACGCCGACGCCCTCCTGATGATCAGTGACACCAGCCAGGAGTTCACCGAGCCGGAGCTCACGTTCATCCGGCAGGCCCTCGAAATCTGCCCGGTGGCAACGATTGTCGCCACCAAGACCGACCTCTATCCGCACTGGCGCGAGATCGTCGCGGCCAATGGCGCGCATCTGCAGCGCGCGCGGCTGAACGTCCCCGTGGTTCCCGTTTCTTCCGCGCTGCGCACCCACGCGCTGGCACTGAACGACAAGGAACTCAACGACGAGTCGAACTTCCCGGCGATCATCAAGTTCCTCACCGACAAGGTGCTCAGTCGGGAGAACGACCGCATCAAGGATCAGGTGGTCACCGAAATCCACGCGGCCGCAGAACATCTCACCCTGGCGGTGTCCACCGAACTGGCCGCGATCAACGACCCCGCCAAGATCGAGCGCATCAAGGCCGAGTTGGAGCAGAAGAAGGAAGACGCCCAGAATGCGTTGCAGCAGACCGCATTGTGGCAACAGGTGCTCAACGACGGCATCGCCGACCTGACCGCCGACGTCGACCACGACCTGCGTAACCGGTTCCGCAACATCACCGCACACACCGAGCGCGTCATCGACGGCTGCGATCCCACGCAGCACTGGGCCGAGATCGGCGCCGAGCTGGAGAACGTCGTCGCGACCGCGGTGGGCGACAACTTCGTCTGGGCGCATCAGCGGGCCGAGGCGCTCGCCGCGGAGGTGGCCCGTACGTTCGTCGAGGCCGGGCTGGATTCGGTCGAACTGGCCGAGGTCAGGGCCCGCGACATGGGTGCGGGCCTGGGCGAGTTCAACCCTGTGGCGCGACTGGAGTCCGAGCCGATCCGGGCCGGGCACAAGGTGATCACCGGGATGCGCGGGTCCTACGGCGGTGTGCTGATGTTCGGCATGCTGACCTCGTTCGCCGGGCTCGGCATGTTCAACCCGCTGTCGCTGGGCGCCGGACTTGTGCTGGGCCGCAAGGCCTACAAGGAAGACATGGAGAACCGCATGCTGCGGGTGCGCGGCGAGGCGAAGATGAACGTCCGCCGGTTCGTCGACGACGTGTCGTTCGCCGTCGGCAAGGAATCGCGTGACCGGCTGCGAAACATCCAGCGCCACTTGCGCGATCACTACCGGGGCATCGCCAACCAGACCACCCGCTCGCTCAACGAGTCGCTGCAGGCCACCCTCGCCGCAGCGCAGATCGAAGCGGGCGAGCGCGACAACCGCGTGCGGGAACTGGAGCGGCAGTTGAACATCCTGCGCCAGGTCATCGACAACGCGGTGAAACTCACTCCGGCCCTGGCGCAGTGA